In Papaver somniferum cultivar HN1 unplaced genomic scaffold, ASM357369v1 unplaced-scaffold_12, whole genome shotgun sequence, a single window of DNA contains:
- the LOC113330929 gene encoding uncharacterized protein LOC113330929 — protein sequence MYRRTKSDENSDADTDNEVQEVEKASNVGSRSCSQVVVQNQIKRKFKSQSNCRGPMDLLMQTDHQKTQQATLDRNSSAKEKLKKDAWKRISVWMTENSISFNTVRCPTFQEMIYAIGEYRKVMPAPSYHQIRSNIFKEQLEETKNFVDTFRVHWKRYGCSIMSDGWTDGKKRHLINFLVNCPKGSVFLKSVDASNRTNDADFIRELVKEVIDDVGKENVVQFITDSGSNFKKAGKNLMLEYPNLFWTPCGAHCVQLMLEELGDKLTRIKRAVILGKRLVTYIYAHFQVLCLMRDLTGKDLHRSTKTRFATQYYTLESIQKYKTPLQMMFVNDRWEKTRFSKENVGINALKIVTSSTFREDVDYSCRVLKPLVKVVRLVDIERKPTMPSFYDAMRITRDQLEENFREDDDTRAVIKACFEKRWKNNFNHALHYAAYYLNPSIFYNIEPYEMDNNEKYIEIKTGLHKAMGRLIPNEDELELATGELIKYTDVVGVLGTPPCKKRRTKDQPHEWWITFGGIDAPNLQKFAIRLLSLTCSASPCERNWSTFQNYNKKLKRRYIEIQKYNDDDKDRDPIFLEDRDENDEWLALKNLHDLEV from the exons ATGTATCGGCGTACAAAATCTGATGAGAATTCTGATGCTGATACTGATAATGAGGTACAAGAAGTTGAAAAGGCTTCCAACGTGGGCAGTCGTAGTTGTAGTCAAGTAGTTGTTCAGAATCAGataaagagaaaattcaagagccAAAGTAATTGTAGGGGTCCAATGGATTTACTCATGCAGACAGACCACCAAAAAACTCAGCAAGCCACTCTTGACAGAAACAGTTCAGCGAAAGAGAAGTTAAAGAAAGATGCATGGAAAAGAATTTCAGTTTGGATGACTGAGAATTCTATATCTTTTAATACTGTTCGTTGTCCAACTTTCCAAGAAATGATCTATGCAATTGGTGAATATAGGAAAG TTATGCCCGCGCCATCTTACCATCAGATTCGTTCAAATATTTTCAAGGAACAATTAGAAGAAACGAAGAATTTTGTTGATACATTTAGGGTACATTGGAAGAGGTATGGATGTTCTATTATGTCCGATGGCTGGACAGATGGGAAAAAGCGTCATCTTATTAACTTTTTGGTGAATTGTCCGAAAGGGTCAGTTTTCTTGAAGTCCGTAGATGCGTCAAACAGAACCAATGATGCTGATTTCATACGTGAGCTTGTAAAGGAGGTAATTGATGATGTTGGGAAAGAAAATGTAGTTCAGTTCATTACCGATAGTGGTTCAAACTTTAAAAAGGCTGGGAAGAATTTAATGCTTGAATACCCAAATCTATTTTGGACTCCTTGTGGTGCTCATTGTGTCCAGTTGATGCTAGAAGAACTTGGTGACAAGCTTACACGAATCAAGAGAGCCGTCATTCTAGGTAAAAGACTTGTTACATACATTTATGCTCATTTTCAAGTATTATGCTTAATGAGGGATTTGACAGGTAAAGACTTACATAGGTCTACAAAGACTAGGTTTGCAACTCAATATTACACACTAGAAAGTATTCAAAAGTATAAAACTCCTTTACAAatgatgtttgtgaatgatagatGGGAAAAaactagattttcaaaagaaaatgttGGAATTAATGCACTTAAAATTGTCACAAGTAGTACATTTAGGGAAGATGTTGATTACTCTTGTAGAGTGCTGAAGCCTTTAGTTAAGGTTGTAAGGTTAGTGGATATTGAGCGCAAACCTACAATGCCTTCTTTTTATGATGCAATGAGAATAACAAGGGATCAACTAGAGGAGAATTTCAGAGAAGATGATGATACTAGGGCTGTAATTAAGGCTTGCTTtgagaaaagatggaagaataactTTAACCATGCTTTACATTATGCGGCCTACTATTTGAATCCTTCCATATTCTACAATATTGAACCTTATGAAATGGACAATAATGAGAAGTACATAGAAATCAAAACGGGGCTTCATAAAGCAATGGGAAGGCTTATACCCAATGAAGATGAACTTGAGCTAGCTACAGGTGAATTGATAAAGTATACTGATGTTGTTGGGGTCTTGGGAACTCCTCCTTGCAAAAAAAGAAGAACCAAGGATCAACCTC ATGAGTGGTGGATTACTTTTGGAGGAATCGATGCGCCAAACCTACAAAAATTTGCAATAAGATTATTGAGTCTTACTTGTTCTGCTTCCCCATGTGAGCGAAACTGGAGCACATTTCAAAAT TACAATAAGAAATTGAAGCGTCGTTACATAGAAATCCAAAAATATAACGATGATGATAAAGATCGTGATCCTATTTTCCTGGAGGAccgtgatgaaaatgatgaatggttggCTTTAAAAAATTTGCATGACTTGGAGGTGTAA